The proteins below come from a single Triticum aestivum cultivar Chinese Spring chromosome 5D, IWGSC CS RefSeq v2.1, whole genome shotgun sequence genomic window:
- the LOC123123877 gene encoding disease resistance protein RGA5, producing the protein MTPVVSASLGASGPLLVKLGTLLANECGRLKGVRREIRSLKSELTCMHAALTKYAMIEDPDVQVKAWMSLVRELAYDTEDVFDKFIHQLGDSRYHGGFKEFFRKTARRLKTLGSRRGIANQIDDLKTRIKKVQELKDSYKLNDAPSSTMDHIAMDPRLQAIFAEEAHIVGLEGPRNDLAKWMVEEGNNSRHCKVLSIVGFGGLGKTTLANEVYRKIQRDFQCRAFISVSQKPDIKKIIKDVISQVSCGDGATKDTSDWDASKFIAKLRELLQDKRYLIFIDDVWSTQAWNIIKCAFPENNCSSRIIATTRIIDVAKACCPTTDDRMFEMKPLSDVNSRRLFFKRIFGSDDCCPNMLNEVSNEILKRCGGLPLAIISISALLANRPAMKEEWEKVKRSIGSALENNQSLEGMSSILSLSYNDLQPHLKTCLLYLSVFPEDYVIDRNRLVRRWVSEGFISEERGQSQQEVAEKYFYELINKSMVQAVDIGDDGKVNACRVHDMMLEIIISKSVEDNFVTIVGGSQTSLTNHHGFIRRLSVQHIDQEAVSALANEDLSHVRSLTVTSSSCLKHFPRLVEFEALRVLDFEDCWDLEEYDMNNMDKLLQLKYLSLGSADKSKQPRRTMVIDGVNCLDPRETQTEVLPTGIERLTKLQYLITRGYHCKVPNGIGNMSSLRVISTFDITRSSVDAVEELGNLTRLNELRLWLDFGDGYKRHYEVLLSLLCKFSSCKLQFLHINGTKGFINFIDFWSPPPSFLQIFYMSGQLLLSNIPRWITPGLKSLAHMCLSLNELRGEDLHTLGELPSLVILSLCLETGVKGKLTVIGFPCLKRFLIFSSDGAYVTFTKGAMPKLEKHILSGDASVMNTQGFYLGIEHLSCLKEIEIRNWKRGSSVTHQECDAAAAVIKKEARAHPNRPKFNYISSRYQRINDTDSDEEKSKEEDN; encoded by the exons ATGACGCCTGTGGTGAGCGCTTCACTTGGAGCGTCGGGTCCTTTGCTGGTGAAGCTCGGCACCTTGCTCGCCAATGAGTGTGGCCGTCTGAAAGGGGTCCGCCGTGAGATCCGGTCCCTTAAATCTGAGCTTACCTGTATGCATGCCGCGCTTACTAAATATGCAATGATAGAAGATCCTGATGTCCAAGTGAAGGCATGGATGTCATTGGTGAGGGAGTTGGCCTATGATACCGAGGATGTCTTCGACAAGTTCATCCACCAGCTTGGTGACAGCCGATACCATGGCGGTTTCAAGGAGTTCTTCCGCAAGACCGCTCGCCGTCTGAAAACACTTGGGTCTCGCCGCGGAATCGCCAACCAAATTGACGACCTGAAGACTCGCATCAAGAAAgtgcaagagctcaaggatagctACAAGCTCAATGATGCTCCTTCTAGCACCATGGACCATATAGCTATGGATCCCCGGCTTCAAGCGATCTTTGCTGAGGAGGCACACATTGTGGGCCTGGAAGGTCCAAGAAATGATCTTGCCAAGTGGATGGTGGAAGAAGGAAACAATTCCAGACATTGCAAGGTGTTGTCTATTGTTGGGTTTGGTGGATTGGGAAAGACAACACTCGCAAATGAGGTTTATCGCAAGATTCAAAGAGATTTTCAGTGTAGGGCTTTTATATCTGTCTCACAAAAGCCAGATATAAAGAAAATTATCAAGGATGTGATCTCTCAAGTGTCATGCGGAGATGGAGCCACAAAAGATACCAGTGATTGGGATGCAAGCAAGTTCATTGCAAAGCTAAGGGAACTACTACAAGATAAAAG GTATCTCATCTTCATTGATGATGTATGGTCGACACAAGCATGGAACATTATTAAATGTGCTTTTCCAGAGAATAATTGTTCTAGTAGAATTATAGCTACTACACGCATCATTGATGTAGCAAAGGCATGTTGTCCAACCACTGATGACCGCATGTTTGAAATGAAACCCCTAAGTGATGTTAACTCTAGAAGATTGTTTTTCAAAAGAATATTTGGCTCTGATGACTGTTGTCCCAATATGCTAAATGAAGTTTCAAATGAAATTCTGAAAAGGTGTGGAGGCCTGCCATTAGCAATTATCAGTATATCTGCTTTGTTGGCAAACAGACCAGCTATGAAAGAGGAGTGGGAAAAGGTTAAAAGGTCAATTGGTTCTGCACTGGAAAATAATCAGAGTCTGGAGGGAATGAGTAGCATCCTATCTCTTAGCTATAATGATCTTCAACCACATCTGAAGACATGTTTGTTATATTTAAGTGTATTCCCTGAGGATTATGTGATTGACAGAAATAGGTTAGTGAGGCGATGGGTATCAGAAGGCTTTATCTCAGAAGAGCGTGGACAAAGCCAACAAGAGGTTGCCGAGAAATACTTTTATGAGCTTATCAATAAAAGCATGGTCCAAGCAGTGGACATTGGGGATGATGGTAAGGTTAATGCCTGCAGAGTCCACGACATGATGCTTGAAATTATTATTTCAAAATCAGTTGAAGATAATTTCGTCACCATAGTGGGTGGAAGCCAAACAAGTTTGACAAACCACCATGGTTTTATCCGGCGACTATCAGTTCAGCACATTGACCAGGAGGCTGTATCTGCATTGGCAAATGAAGATCTCAGCCATGTTCGATCTCTAACGGTAACATCATCAAGTTGCCTGAAACACTTCCCTCGTCTTGTTGAATTTGAAGCTTTGCGTGTATTGGACTTTGAAGATTGCTGGGATTTGGAAGAGTATGACATGAACAATATGGACAAATTATTGCAACTAAAGTATCTCAGCCTCGGTAGTGCAGACAAATCAAAGCAACCGCGGAGGACTATGGTGATAGATGGTGTAAATTGCCTAGATCCTAGGGAAACACAGACGGAAGTGTTGCCAACTGGAATTGAGCGTCTTACTAAACTGCAATATCTAATCACTAGGGGGTACCATTGCAAGGTACCTAATGGGATTGGAAATATGAGCAGCTTACGGGTTATCTCAACTTTTGATATTACCAGGAGTTCAGTGGATGCAGTGGAGGAGCTTGGGAACCTTACCAGACTGAACGAACTTCGTTTATGGTTGGATTTTGGAGACGGGTATAAGAGGCATTATGAGGTGCTTCTATCCTTACTATGCAAGTTTAGCAGCTGCAAACTCCAGTTCCTTCATATAAATGGAACAAAAGGCTTCATCAACTTCATTGATTTTTGGTCCCCTCCGCCATCTTTCCTTCAAATATTTTATATGTCTGGTCAACTCTTATTGTCAAACATTCCAAGGTGGATTACTCCAGGACTCAAAAGTCTTGCTCATATGTGCTTGTCTTTAAATGAATTAAGGGGGGAGGATCTGCACACACTTGGTGAGCTCCCATCCTTAGTTATTCTAAGCTTGTGCTTGGAGACAGGAGTAAAAGGAAAGCTGACCGTAATTGGATTCCCATGTCTGAAGAGGTTTCTCATCTTTAGCTCGGATGGGGCATATGTAACATTCACAAAAGGGGCTATGCCGAAGCTTGAGAAGCATATTTTGTCAGGCGATGCGTCAGTGATGAATACCCAGGGATTTTATTTGGGCATCGAGCATCTATCATGTCTCAAAGAAATAGAAATAAGGAATTGGAAGCGTGGTTCCAGTGTCACACATCAGGAATGCGATGCAGCAGCAGCCGTGATCAAGAAAGAAGCACGTGCCCATCCCAACCGTCCAAAATTTAATTACATATCGAGTAGGTATCAGAGAATCAATGATACTGATAGTGACGAGGAAAAGAGCAAGGAGGAGGATAACTAA